The uncultured Desulfuromonas sp. genome has a segment encoding these proteins:
- a CDS encoding MotA/TolQ/ExbB proton channel family protein: MDISTILGAVAAFGLMIAAMMNGGSILLFIDPASLMIVGGGTVGSTLIHYPFKEFFRAISVAKKTLFHKEQAPGEIISQLIEYAGKARKEGILSLQSVMSQVDDPFFLKGLQMAVDGQEPEALREMMERELEYVQERHESGADIFTTMAAYAPAMGMIGTLIGLVQMLQTMDDPASIGPAMAVALLTTFYGAVAANVLFTPMAGKLKHRSAGEMLCKTLIAEGMNSILAGENPRVMEQRLHAFVAPNLRESNFKK, from the coding sequence ATGGATATTTCGACAATACTAGGCGCTGTGGCCGCTTTCGGCCTGATGATTGCGGCCATGATGAACGGCGGTTCCATTCTGCTGTTTATCGATCCGGCTTCTTTGATGATTGTGGGGGGGGGAACCGTCGGTTCCACTTTAATCCATTATCCGTTTAAAGAGTTTTTCCGGGCGATTTCCGTGGCTAAAAAGACGCTGTTTCACAAGGAACAGGCCCCGGGAGAGATTATCTCTCAGCTCATTGAATATGCGGGCAAAGCACGTAAGGAGGGAATTCTTTCCCTGCAGTCGGTCATGTCTCAGGTCGATGATCCATTTTTTCTCAAAGGATTGCAAATGGCGGTCGATGGGCAGGAGCCCGAAGCCCTGCGCGAGATGATGGAACGCGAGCTGGAGTATGTGCAGGAACGTCATGAGAGCGGGGCGGACATCTTTACCACCATGGCCGCATATGCTCCGGCCATGGGGATGATCGGTACCTTGATTGGTCTGGTGCAGATGCTGCAGACCATGGACGATCCTGCATCCATTGGACCTGCGATGGCGGTTGCTTTGTTGACCACCTTCTATGGTGCTGTTGCCGCTAACGTTCTTTTCACGCCGATGGCGGGAAAACTTAAACATCGTTCAGCCGGGGAAATGCTGTGTAAAACGTTGATTGCAGAAGGCATGAACTCGATTTTGGCCGGTGAAAATCCCCGGGTGATGGAGCAGCGCCTTCACGCGTTTGTCGCGCCGAATCTGCGCGAAAGTAATTTTAAGAAATAA
- a CDS encoding flagellar biosynthetic protein FliO — MSVRVFVATVLIIAWGGPVWAATGQDLELVPMGLKVLASLAIVLGLVLFLYAVVKRGNLVPGAKSGEIKVMEIRHLAPKKTLYLVAVKDRTLLIGTTTDRMETLAQWPSQPTENFAEVLAETEQGPTGDDA; from the coding sequence ATGAGCGTGCGAGTTTTTGTTGCCACGGTACTGATTATTGCCTGGGGCGGGCCTGTCTGGGCCGCCACCGGCCAGGATCTGGAACTTGTGCCGATGGGGCTTAAAGTGCTGGCTTCGCTGGCCATTGTCCTGGGATTGGTCTTGTTCCTTTACGCGGTGGTGAAGCGAGGCAACCTGGTTCCCGGAGCCAAGAGCGGTGAGATCAAAGTAATGGAGATCCGCCATCTGGCCCCGAAGAAAACCCTCTATCTGGTAGCGGTCAAAGACCGAACCCTGTTGATTGGAACGACGACCGACCGTATGGAAACCTTGGCGCAATGGCCATCGCAACCCACGGAAAATTTCGCCGAAGTGCTCGCCGAAACAGAACAGGGACCGACCGGAGACGACGCATGA
- the fliP gene encoding flagellar type III secretion system pore protein FliP (The bacterial flagellar biogenesis protein FliP forms a type III secretion system (T3SS)-type pore required for flagellar assembly.), protein MKMLRLTIALSFTLLASSGWAIDLPTITLGVENAATPNEVSMAVQILLVLTILSVAPAILLMTTAFVRVVVVLSFIRQAMGTQQMPPNQVIVGLSLFLTFFIMAPVYSVVNERAVQPYLAGEIDQAKALTEAVNPVRDFMYSQTREKDLALLVDIAGNDRPDTIDDVPTTTLIPAFMLSELNRAFQIGFMVYVPFLVIDMVVASVLMSMGMMMLPPPIISLPFKLLLFVLVDGWGLVVGSLVKSFS, encoded by the coding sequence ATGAAGATGCTGCGTCTGACGATAGCTCTCTCTTTCACCTTGCTGGCGTCTTCCGGCTGGGCGATTGACCTGCCGACCATCACGCTGGGAGTGGAAAATGCCGCGACGCCCAACGAAGTGTCGATGGCGGTACAGATTCTTCTGGTTCTGACGATTCTGTCAGTCGCACCGGCGATCTTGCTGATGACCACGGCATTTGTTCGTGTGGTTGTGGTGCTGTCTTTTATCCGTCAGGCCATGGGAACTCAACAGATGCCACCCAACCAGGTAATCGTCGGGTTGTCGCTGTTTCTAACCTTTTTCATCATGGCGCCGGTGTACAGCGTGGTCAATGAACGGGCGGTGCAGCCCTATCTGGCTGGGGAGATTGACCAGGCCAAGGCGTTGACCGAAGCGGTCAATCCTGTACGGGATTTTATGTATTCCCAGACCCGTGAGAAAGATCTGGCCCTGCTGGTCGATATCGCCGGAAATGATCGGCCGGATACCATCGATGATGTGCCGACAACCACATTGATTCCGGCGTTTATGCTCTCGGAACTGAATCGGGCATTTCAGATCGGTTTTATGGTCTATGTGCCGTTTCTGGTCATCGATATGGTGGTGGCTTCGGTGTTGATGTCCATGGGGATGATGATGTTGCCGCCACCGATTATTTCGTTACCGTTCAAGCTGTTGTTGTTTGTACTTGTTGACGGCTGGGGGCTGGTCGTCGGCTCGCTGGTCAAAAGTTTCTCCTGA
- the fliN gene encoding flagellar motor switch protein FliN — protein MEETEATPAPAPEKVESHDEDLKNLELLLDIPLDVSVEVGRTKILVRELLQMDEGYVIELGKNANEPLDVYVNSRLIARGEVVLVDDKLGLRLTDVISPAERIEKLA, from the coding sequence ATGGAAGAAACCGAAGCGACACCTGCTCCGGCTCCGGAAAAAGTAGAGAGTCACGATGAGGATCTGAAAAATCTGGAACTGTTGCTGGATATTCCTCTGGATGTGTCGGTTGAAGTTGGGCGGACTAAAATTCTTGTTCGTGAATTGTTGCAGATGGATGAGGGCTATGTCATTGAGCTGGGGAAAAATGCCAATGAGCCCCTGGACGTGTATGTCAACTCACGCCTCATTGCCCGAGGGGAAGTGGTGCTGGTCGATGACAAACTGGGACTGCGCTTGACCGATGTCATCAGTCCGGCTGAGCGGATTGAAAAGTTGGCTTGA
- a CDS encoding flagellar motor protein MotB: MAKKPKKQSGGALEWMVTYSDMVTLLLTFFVLLLSMANMDQIKFSQAAGSLKGAFGVFGGKDRKEISPPSLVEIAPVHDDLVQRLYTRIMTQMNRLRMDPSIKVVKDRGAVILQINDAILFAPGSSTLKPGAFPVLAKVAELIRPLPLSARIEGHTDDIPFGRADMSNWDLSVARSVSVLKYFQKNDLLPLNRMSAVGYGAEKPLVPNDSPENRAKNRRVEFVLESLGDYREELPYLIDANEQLPF; encoded by the coding sequence TTGGCTAAAAAACCCAAAAAACAATCAGGTGGTGCCCTGGAATGGATGGTCACCTACAGCGATATGGTCACCTTGCTGTTGACTTTCTTCGTGCTGCTGTTGTCCATGGCCAATATGGATCAGATCAAATTCAGCCAGGCTGCGGGCTCGCTTAAAGGCGCGTTTGGTGTTTTCGGTGGCAAGGACCGTAAGGAGATCTCGCCGCCGTCTCTGGTGGAGATTGCACCGGTTCATGACGATCTGGTTCAACGTCTTTACACTCGGATCATGACCCAGATGAATCGTTTGCGCATGGATCCGTCGATCAAGGTGGTCAAAGACCGTGGTGCGGTGATTCTGCAGATTAATGATGCCATCCTGTTTGCTCCGGGATCATCGACGTTGAAACCCGGAGCTTTTCCGGTCCTGGCCAAGGTTGCCGAACTGATTCGACCGCTGCCGTTATCGGCACGCATCGAAGGCCATACCGATGACATTCCGTTTGGCCGTGCCGATATGTCTAACTGGGATCTGTCCGTGGCGCGTTCGGTTTCGGTCCTGAAATATTTTCAGAAAAATGATCTGTTGCCGCTCAATCGCATGTCAGCCGTCGGCTATGGAGCGGAAAAACCCCTGGTGCCGAACGATTCGCCGGAGAATCGGGCAAAAAATCGGCGGGTTGAGTTTGTTCTGGAAAGTCTGGGTGATTATCGCGAGGAACTGCCTTATCTGATTGATGCCAATGAGCAGTTGCCTTTTTAA
- the fliM gene encoding flagellar motor switch protein FliM, whose product MERILSKDEIAELLSAVKDGTLDAELESSDEDFSPEPRAVSSFSLVQSKGQSAMRLANFDILLDGFARNLSFSLSNRLQRAVSVLRESISSMEYETLIHECSNHELFGILTLEPLKKNGLLIFDSSISFAQVEIMLGGVAEHAGDLPQRGMTTIETNILKDVIRESCLELNKAFSPIEALDSDLIRVESNPRLVTIVPADTEMMVAAFRVKINEISGLLRLVIPYSSLDPIREKLKSELGASGPGGQWRSHLAHEVEDMDVAVSAQLAQISLTVREILDLRVGDILQLDCSVDQSVSVLVEGKKKFSGLAGLRDGKKAVRVLERSQRRR is encoded by the coding sequence TTGGAGCGGATTCTCTCCAAAGATGAGATTGCCGAACTGCTGTCGGCGGTTAAGGACGGGACGCTTGACGCGGAGCTGGAGAGTAGCGACGAGGATTTTTCTCCAGAACCGCGTGCCGTGTCCAGTTTCAGTTTGGTACAGAGCAAGGGCCAGTCGGCCATGCGCCTGGCCAACTTCGATATTTTACTGGATGGGTTTGCCCGCAATCTGTCCTTTTCCCTGTCGAATCGCTTGCAACGGGCGGTCAGCGTCCTCAGGGAAAGTATCTCCTCCATGGAGTATGAAACCCTGATCCATGAATGCAGTAATCATGAGCTCTTCGGCATCCTCACCCTTGAGCCGTTGAAAAAAAACGGTCTGCTGATTTTTGATTCCAGTATTTCGTTTGCCCAGGTGGAGATCATGCTTGGTGGTGTTGCCGAGCATGCCGGCGATCTGCCGCAACGAGGCATGACGACGATCGAAACCAATATTCTCAAAGATGTCATTCGCGAGAGCTGCCTGGAGCTCAATAAGGCCTTTTCTCCCATTGAAGCCCTTGATTCTGACCTGATTCGGGTGGAGAGCAATCCACGATTGGTCACCATTGTGCCGGCCGATACCGAAATGATGGTGGCGGCTTTCCGGGTCAAAATCAATGAGATCAGCGGCCTGTTGCGGCTGGTGATCCCCTATTCTTCCCTTGATCCAATCCGCGAGAAACTCAAAAGTGAATTGGGGGCCAGTGGTCCTGGAGGCCAGTGGCGCAGTCATCTGGCGCATGAGGTTGAGGATATGGATGTCGCCGTATCGGCTCAGCTGGCTCAGATTTCCCTGACGGTGCGCGAAATCCTTGATCTGCGTGTGGGTGATATCCTGCAACTTGACTGCTCCGTGGATCAGTCGGTTTCTGTCCTAGTTGAAGGGAAAAAGAAGTTTTCCGGATTGGCGGGACTTCGTGATGGTAAAAAAGCCGTACGCGTTTTAGAACGTTCACAGAGGAGGAGATAA
- a CDS encoding flagellar basal body-associated FliL family protein: protein MADEEKQEKGGKSKMMLFVAIGVVILLIAVGVAAYLLGSRSAQQAPAGEAAEVEDTSKAEGVGPMVDITDFIINILDKNETRYLKAAITLELENEETVAEVNERMPQIRDSILLLVGNKTFAELNDLQGKLQLRAEIIVRLNKLLKKGKVKGIYFTEFVVQ from the coding sequence ATGGCTGATGAGGAAAAGCAGGAAAAGGGCGGTAAAAGCAAGATGATGTTATTCGTCGCCATTGGCGTCGTGATTTTGCTGATTGCTGTAGGGGTTGCCGCTTATCTGCTTGGCTCGCGTTCCGCGCAGCAGGCTCCAGCCGGCGAAGCTGCCGAGGTGGAAGACACGTCAAAGGCGGAAGGTGTCGGGCCGATGGTCGATATCACGGATTTTATCATCAATATCCTCGATAAAAACGAAACCCGATACCTCAAGGCGGCGATTACTCTGGAATTGGAAAACGAGGAGACGGTTGCCGAGGTCAATGAGCGTATGCCGCAGATCCGGGATTCGATTCTGCTGTTGGTCGGCAACAAGACCTTTGCCGAGCTGAATGACTTGCAGGGCAAACTGCAGTTGCGGGCGGAAATCATTGTCCGCCTGAATAAACTGCTGAAAAAAGGGAAAGTCAAAGGCATCTATTTTACCGAATTTGTTGTCCAATAG